A stretch of the Streptosporangium sp. NBC_01755 genome encodes the following:
- the trpD gene encoding anthranilate phosphoribosyltransferase, whose amino-acid sequence MDARTTWPALLSALLAGEHLTADETAWAMNQIMSGSATPAQFAGFAVALRAKGETVAEVTGLARTMLELATPLTVEGPVVDIVGTGGDRAHTVNVSTMAAIVAAAAGARVVKHGNRAASSSCGAADVLEHLGIVLDLPPADTARVAVEAGIAFCFAPVYHPAFRFAGPPRKELGVPTVFNFLGPLTNPARPAAQAIGIFDAGMLPVVAGVFAERGVSALVFRGDDGLDELTTATTSSVWVVREGGAEQTVFDPAVLDIPRAAPDALRGGDVAFNARAVHDLVGGKAGPVRDAVLLNAAAALVALDGAAIDGAAIDGAALDGAAGDGAAGDLNAGMAAGYERAMRAVDSGAAAETLDRWIAVSRSSKQS is encoded by the coding sequence ATGGACGCGCGCACCACCTGGCCGGCGCTGTTGTCCGCCCTGCTCGCGGGCGAGCACCTGACCGCGGACGAGACCGCCTGGGCGATGAACCAGATCATGTCCGGCTCCGCCACGCCCGCCCAGTTCGCGGGCTTCGCGGTGGCGCTGCGGGCGAAGGGCGAGACGGTCGCGGAGGTGACCGGACTGGCGCGGACGATGCTGGAGCTGGCCACCCCGCTGACGGTCGAGGGCCCCGTGGTCGACATCGTCGGCACCGGCGGTGACCGGGCACATACCGTCAACGTCTCCACCATGGCCGCGATCGTGGCCGCCGCGGCGGGGGCCAGGGTCGTCAAGCACGGCAACCGGGCCGCCTCCTCCTCGTGCGGCGCCGCCGACGTCCTGGAACACCTGGGAATCGTGCTCGACCTGCCCCCGGCCGACACCGCCAGAGTCGCGGTGGAGGCCGGCATCGCCTTCTGCTTCGCGCCGGTCTACCACCCGGCGTTCCGCTTCGCGGGCCCGCCGCGCAAGGAGCTCGGCGTCCCCACGGTCTTCAACTTCCTGGGCCCGCTGACCAACCCGGCCAGGCCCGCCGCCCAGGCGATCGGCATCTTCGACGCGGGCATGCTCCCCGTCGTCGCCGGAGTCTTCGCCGAGCGCGGGGTCTCCGCCCTGGTCTTCCGGGGCGACGACGGGCTGGACGAGCTCACCACCGCCACGACCTCCTCGGTCTGGGTGGTGCGCGAGGGCGGCGCGGAGCAGACCGTCTTCGATCCGGCGGTCCTCGACATCCCCCGGGCGGCACCCGACGCGTTGCGCGGCGGGGACGTGGCCTTCAACGCCAGGGCCGTGCACGATCTGGTCGGCGGGAAAGCCGGCCCGGTCCGCGACGCGGTGCTGCTGAACGCCGCGGCCGCGCTGGTCGCCCTCGACGGTGCCGCCATCGACGGTGCCGCCATCGACGGTGCCGCCCTCGACGGTGCCGCCGGCGACGGTGCCGCCGGCGACCTGAACGCCGGGATGGCCGCGGGCTACGAGCGTGCGATGCGGGCCGTCGACTCCGGTGCCGCCGCCGAGACCCTCGACCGCTGGATCGCGGTCAGCCGGTCGTCGAAGCAGTCCTGA
- a CDS encoding sensor histidine kinase, with product MWRADPLSEQMFPVLLACVVLGLCVAVASLVWERRLLLLRLRSVEDRFVGQQEALVRAQFAERRARIARELNDVVAHGISMMTLGVGAGRMIMDKDPERARKTLRVAEESGRQTLVELQRTLSLLDLDGSSAGRTPQPRLSDLRDLFARVDAEGLPVDMVEDGRPIEIGLTLELVAYRIVQEALANTLRHAGARSARVTLRWRPGILDVLVRDDGRADPSATAGHGLLGMRERAALFGGTLAAGTLPGGGFEVRARLPTTGEVGPDVARAAKGDVTDLEPTRPRPRPAGAGQSDSPRPIEKAASRSWRE from the coding sequence ATGTGGCGTGCTGACCCCCTGAGCGAGCAGATGTTTCCCGTCCTGCTGGCCTGTGTGGTGCTCGGACTGTGCGTGGCCGTCGCGAGCCTGGTGTGGGAGCGCAGGCTCCTGCTGCTGAGGCTCCGGTCCGTAGAGGACAGGTTCGTCGGTCAGCAGGAGGCACTGGTCCGCGCCCAGTTCGCGGAGAGGCGGGCGCGCATCGCCCGCGAACTGAACGACGTGGTCGCCCACGGGATCAGCATGATGACCCTCGGCGTGGGCGCCGGACGGATGATCATGGACAAGGACCCCGAGCGGGCCAGGAAGACCCTGCGGGTGGCCGAGGAGTCGGGGCGCCAGACGCTCGTCGAGCTCCAGCGCACCCTGTCACTGCTCGACCTCGACGGCTCCTCCGCGGGCAGGACGCCCCAGCCCAGGCTGTCCGACCTTCGGGACCTGTTCGCCCGGGTAGACGCGGAGGGCCTGCCCGTGGACATGGTCGAGGACGGCAGGCCCATCGAGATCGGGCTCACCCTTGAGCTGGTGGCCTACCGCATCGTCCAGGAGGCGCTCGCCAACACCCTGCGACACGCCGGCGCCCGCTCGGCCCGCGTCACGCTGCGCTGGCGGCCGGGCATCCTCGACGTGCTCGTACGGGACGACGGCCGGGCCGATCCCTCGGCGACCGCGGGACACGGCCTGCTCGGCATGCGTGAGCGGGCCGCCCTGTTCGGCGGGACGCTGGCGGCCGGGACCCTGCCCGGAGGGGGGTTCGAGGTGCGGGCGAGGCTGCCCACCACGGGCGAGGTGGGCCCGGACGTCGCCCGCGCGGCCAAGGGGGACGTCACCGACCTCGAACCGACCCGCCCTCGCCCCCGCCCCGCCGGCGCGGGTCAGTCGGACTCGCCGAGGCCGATCGAGAAGGCGGCGTCCAGATCGTGGCGGGAGTAG
- a CDS encoding Lrp/AsnC family transcriptional regulator, which translates to MVTAIVHINAEVDRIPEVAQTIAEIDGVSEVYSITGEYDLMAMVRVTAYEEIAEVVPGRINKVAGVLHTETNIAFRAYSRHDLDAAFSIGLGESD; encoded by the coding sequence GTGGTCACCGCGATCGTTCACATCAACGCCGAGGTGGACCGGATCCCCGAGGTCGCCCAGACGATCGCCGAGATCGACGGGGTGAGCGAGGTCTACTCCATAACCGGGGAGTACGACCTGATGGCCATGGTCCGCGTCACCGCCTACGAGGAGATCGCCGAGGTCGTCCCCGGCCGGATCAACAAGGTGGCGGGGGTGCTGCACACCGAGACCAACATCGCCTTCCGCGCCTACTCCCGCCACGATCTGGACGCCGCCTTCTCGATCGGCCTCGGCGAGTCCGACTGA